The proteins below come from a single Pirellulales bacterium genomic window:
- a CDS encoding response regulator, with translation MRILIVDDDEIAIEMLSHALQLAGYEVQSATNGHDALELVRQGDCRLVITDWEMPRLTGIELCEALRAEDCGGYIYIILLTSRCGSDEIVAGLSAGADDFIAKPFDPAELVARVRAGERVLSLETREVAIFAMAKLAESRDPETGAHLERVRSYSRVLAQQLATQSKFRGQIDAEFIRLIYLTSPLHDIGKVGIPDSVLLKPGRLSDAEFEIMKTHAAIGEATLDAARERFPEAKFLTMARDIAAAHHERWDGQGYPRKLVAEQIPLAARIVALADVYDALTSRRVYKQAFQHHISRAIVIDESGSHFDPDVVEAFLARETDFIAIAERYGQGAAVGLEGAACN, from the coding sequence ATGCGAATCCTGATCGTCGATGACGATGAAATCGCCATCGAAATGCTGAGCCATGCCCTGCAACTTGCCGGGTACGAGGTTCAGTCTGCTACCAACGGGCACGATGCGCTCGAGCTCGTCCGCCAGGGCGACTGCCGCCTCGTCATCACCGACTGGGAGATGCCGAGACTGACGGGCATCGAACTCTGCGAGGCCCTGCGCGCCGAGGACTGCGGCGGCTACATCTACATCATTCTGCTCACCAGCCGTTGCGGTTCCGACGAGATCGTCGCCGGGCTCTCGGCCGGCGCCGACGATTTCATCGCCAAGCCGTTCGATCCCGCGGAACTCGTGGCCCGGGTACGGGCCGGCGAGCGGGTGCTGTCGCTCGAGACCCGCGAAGTCGCGATTTTCGCCATGGCCAAGCTGGCCGAATCGCGCGATCCTGAAACCGGCGCGCATTTGGAACGCGTCCGCAGCTACTCGCGCGTGCTGGCCCAGCAATTGGCGACGCAAAGCAAATTTCGTGGCCAGATCGACGCCGAATTCATCCGCTTGATCTATCTCACCAGCCCCCTGCACGACATCGGCAAAGTCGGCATTCCGGACAGTGTCTTGCTCAAGCCGGGCCGCCTGAGCGACGCCGAGTTCGAGATCATGAAGACCCACGCCGCGATTGGCGAAGCGACTCTCGACGCGGCCCGCGAGCGCTTTCCCGAGGCCAAGTTCCTCACCATGGCCCGCGACATCGCCGCCGCGCACCACGAGCGTTGGGACGGCCAGGGCTACCCGCGCAAGCTCGTCGCCGAGCAGATTCCGCTGGCGGCACGGATCGTCGCCTTGGCAGACGTCTACGACGCGCTGACCTCGCGGCGCGTCTACAAGCAGGCGTTTCAACATCACATTTCCCGGGCGATCGTGATCGACGAATCCGGCAGCCACTTCGACCCGGACGTGGTCGAGGCGTTCCTGGCGCGCGAGACCGATTTCATCGCCATCGCCGAACGCTACGGCCAGGGCGCCGCCGTCGGCCTGGAAGGCGCTGCCTGCAATTGA
- a CDS encoding putative metal-dependent hydrolase, with the protein MNSAPLFPVGEYLPEPGLTAQRREELIAEFAALPARVRACVEHLTDAQLETRYRNWTVRQIVHHLADSHVNAYARLRLALTEDRPTIKPYDESRWAELVDARQGPLAPSLDLLAALHVRTAALWRSLGDEQFERSYLHPEYGHTVTLAEMLAGYAHHGRHHLGQVEWLARREGW; encoded by the coding sequence ATGAATTCGGCCCCGCTGTTTCCGGTGGGAGAGTATTTGCCGGAGCCGGGGCTCACAGCGCAGCGGCGCGAAGAGCTGATCGCCGAGTTTGCCGCGCTGCCGGCGCGGGTGCGCGCGTGCGTCGAGCACTTGACCGACGCGCAGCTCGAAACGCGGTACCGCAATTGGACCGTCCGCCAGATCGTCCATCACCTGGCCGACAGCCACGTGAACGCCTATGCCCGGCTGCGGCTGGCGCTGACCGAAGATCGGCCCACGATCAAGCCATACGACGAGTCACGCTGGGCCGAGCTCGTCGACGCCCGCCAGGGGCCGCTCGCTCCTTCGCTCGATCTGCTCGCGGCCTTGCATGTGCGGACGGCGGCGCTGTGGCGTTCGCTCGGCGACGAGCAATTCGAGCGGAGTTACCTCCACCCAGAGTATGGCCACACGGTTACGCTTGCCGAGATGCTCGCGGGCTACGCCCACCACGGGCGGCATCACCTGGGCCAGGTCGAATGGCTGGCCCGGCGCGAGGGCTGGTAG
- the amt gene encoding ammonium transporter, whose amino-acid sequence MSTDHSALDLAWLLISAALVMLMQAGFCCLESGFARAKNSINVAIKNFVDFCVASALFWLFGFGLMFGASWSGICGTTEFALGSQSGSWLLAFFMFQLVFCGTSTTIISGAIAERTRFSAYLLISALVSGVFYPVFGHWAWAGADRGVASGWLNSIGFIDFAGSTVVHSLGGWFALAAVLRIGPRIGRFGPQGREMHGHDLPMATLGGFLLWFGWFGFNGGSSLAVNESLPLIFINTNLAAAMGGIIALAISWTSTGKPNVGMLINGALGGLVGITASCHIMEPAAAMIVGGIAGLITVRGTQWLESRQIDDVVGAVPVHAFCGAWGTCAVALLADAEHFGNGLDRWQQLLVQLQGVAACAAWSFGGGWLVLGLVSRWLPLRVDAEDELQGLNVAEHGATIELVELLTEMQHQRLVGDFSRRVKVEPHTEVGQVATEYNRVLEAVCGEMLSREQAVEALRRAEARYRSIFEHAVEGIFQTSPDGRYLAANPALAKIYGYDSPDELMNSIESISTQLYVDPQSRDKFVELMRQTGKVFNFEAEIRRRDGSQIWIAENARAITDEQGSLAYYEGSVIDVTARKQAEEFERQKKAAEAANAAKSEFLANMSHEIRTPLNGVIGMLDLLAGTALSPQQTRYAGIAKSSASALLSVINQILDFSKIEAGKLELERAEFALHALIEETCDQFVARIHEKGLELACLIDSDVPNDVEGDPERLRQVLMNLISNAVKFTERGEVVVRVRRLASESTQATVAIEVRDSGIGIPPDRVSRLFHSFSQVDASTTRRFGGTGLGLAISRRLAVAMGGDLTVESKPGEGSTFRFTLPLGAPQHVAARRPLLPNELRGARVLVVDDNATNREVLATQLAGWQLEPTCTAGAMEAIAALGEAQRRRHPFSMVIMDHQMPELDGLDLAAEIRQRPDHGDLPLLLLTSSGLVLDRAELEQHGLVGCLTKPVRQSRLFDAVVDSLVTRSNLVSELRLDGAAAAPAAARLSAAKILVAEDNEVNQLVVTEILARAGYACQVVENGRLAVDAVTSAEFDLLLMDCQMPEMDGFEATQAIRSLEAAAGGGRSRLPIVALTASAVQGDRERCLGVGMDQYITKPIDPTQLLEVVEALLGEVLGTPSVAHTPEAPAVDSALASPPAAADVAEAAPTKPAETQPVDTSASPLVFDATALHDRCLGDEALVRRVVSRFAEKCPEVLESIEQALAAGNLPGLASAAHVLKGMAANLSAVAVANSAGRLEAAARATDMAACQLHLVLLRKEISRALSAAEQLAGECSSGILSANPGEN is encoded by the coding sequence ATGTCCACCGATCATTCTGCGCTCGACCTCGCCTGGCTGCTGATCAGCGCGGCGCTGGTGATGTTGATGCAGGCCGGCTTCTGCTGCCTTGAAAGCGGCTTTGCCCGGGCCAAGAACAGCATCAACGTCGCGATCAAGAATTTCGTCGACTTCTGCGTCGCCAGCGCCCTGTTCTGGCTGTTCGGCTTCGGGCTGATGTTCGGGGCGAGCTGGTCGGGCATCTGCGGGACCACCGAATTCGCGCTGGGGTCGCAGTCCGGAAGTTGGCTGTTGGCCTTCTTCATGTTTCAGTTGGTGTTCTGCGGCACTTCGACGACGATCATCTCGGGGGCGATCGCCGAACGCACGCGGTTTAGCGCCTATCTGTTGATCAGCGCACTCGTGTCGGGAGTGTTCTATCCGGTGTTCGGTCACTGGGCATGGGCCGGCGCCGACCGGGGCGTCGCGTCCGGGTGGCTCAATAGCATCGGCTTCATCGACTTCGCGGGCTCGACAGTCGTGCATTCGCTCGGCGGCTGGTTCGCCTTGGCGGCCGTGCTGCGAATCGGCCCGCGGATCGGACGCTTCGGCCCCCAAGGCCGCGAGATGCACGGTCACGATTTGCCGATGGCCACGCTGGGCGGGTTTCTCTTGTGGTTCGGCTGGTTCGGCTTCAACGGCGGCAGCAGCCTGGCGGTCAACGAATCGCTGCCATTGATCTTCATCAATACCAACCTGGCGGCGGCGATGGGCGGCATCATCGCGCTGGCCATCTCCTGGACCAGCACGGGCAAGCCCAACGTCGGGATGCTGATCAACGGCGCCTTGGGCGGCCTGGTCGGGATCACGGCGTCGTGCCATATCATGGAACCGGCCGCGGCGATGATCGTCGGCGGCATCGCCGGTCTGATCACCGTCCGCGGCACCCAATGGCTCGAAAGCCGACAGATTGACGACGTGGTCGGAGCGGTCCCGGTGCACGCTTTCTGCGGCGCCTGGGGCACCTGCGCCGTCGCGCTGCTGGCAGACGCGGAGCATTTCGGCAACGGACTCGATCGCTGGCAACAGCTCCTCGTGCAGTTGCAGGGCGTCGCGGCCTGCGCGGCCTGGTCGTTCGGCGGCGGCTGGCTGGTCCTGGGACTGGTAAGCCGCTGGCTTCCGCTGCGTGTCGACGCCGAAGACGAGTTGCAGGGCCTCAACGTCGCCGAACACGGGGCGACGATCGAACTGGTCGAGCTGCTCACCGAAATGCAGCATCAACGCCTGGTGGGTGATTTTTCGCGCCGCGTCAAGGTCGAACCCCACACCGAGGTCGGTCAGGTTGCGACCGAGTACAACCGCGTGCTTGAAGCCGTTTGCGGCGAGATGCTCAGCCGCGAGCAGGCCGTCGAAGCCCTGCGGCGGGCCGAAGCGCGGTATCGCAGCATTTTCGAGCACGCCGTCGAAGGCATCTTTCAGACCAGCCCGGATGGTCGCTATCTCGCGGCCAACCCGGCCCTGGCGAAAATCTACGGCTACGACTCGCCGGACGAGTTGATGAACTCGATCGAGAGTATTTCGACGCAGTTGTACGTCGATCCTCAAAGCCGGGACAAATTCGTTGAATTGATGCGGCAGACGGGCAAGGTATTCAACTTCGAGGCCGAGATCCGCCGCCGCGACGGCAGCCAGATCTGGATCGCCGAAAATGCCCGCGCCATTACCGACGAGCAAGGCTCGCTCGCCTACTACGAAGGCTCGGTGATTGACGTCACCGCGCGCAAACAGGCCGAGGAGTTCGAGCGCCAGAAAAAAGCGGCCGAAGCCGCCAACGCCGCCAAGAGCGAATTCCTGGCCAATATGAGCCACGAGATCCGCACGCCGCTCAACGGCGTAATCGGGATGCTCGACCTGCTGGCGGGCACGGCGCTCTCGCCGCAGCAGACGCGGTACGCCGGCATTGCCAAGTCATCGGCCTCGGCGCTGTTGAGCGTGATCAATCAGATCCTCGATTTCTCGAAGATCGAGGCCGGCAAGCTCGAGCTCGAACGCGCCGAGTTCGCCCTGCACGCGCTCATCGAAGAAACTTGCGACCAGTTTGTCGCGCGGATCCATGAGAAGGGGCTCGAGCTCGCCTGCCTGATCGACAGCGACGTGCCCAACGACGTCGAGGGCGATCCGGAGCGTCTGCGGCAAGTCTTGATGAACTTGATCAGCAACGCGGTCAAGTTCACCGAACGCGGTGAGGTGGTTGTGCGCGTTCGCCGGCTGGCGAGCGAATCCACGCAAGCGACTGTGGCCATCGAGGTTCGCGACAGCGGTATCGGCATCCCGCCCGACCGGGTGTCACGGCTGTTCCATTCGTTCTCCCAGGTCGATGCCTCGACCACCCGGCGGTTCGGCGGTACCGGGTTGGGCCTGGCGATCTCACGGCGGCTGGCCGTGGCCATGGGCGGCGACCTGACTGTCGAGAGCAAGCCCGGCGAGGGTTCGACGTTTCGCTTCACGCTGCCGCTCGGCGCGCCGCAACATGTCGCGGCGCGGCGACCGCTGTTGCCGAACGAGTTGCGCGGCGCGCGAGTCCTGGTCGTCGACGATAACGCCACGAATCGCGAGGTGCTGGCGACCCAGCTTGCCGGCTGGCAACTCGAACCGACGTGCACCGCCGGGGCGATGGAAGCGATCGCCGCGCTCGGCGAGGCCCAGCGGCGGCGGCATCCCTTCTCGATGGTGATCATGGACCACCAGATGCCCGAACTGGACGGCCTCGACCTGGCCGCCGAAATTCGCCAGCGGCCCGATCATGGGGACCTGCCGCTGTTGTTGCTGACTTCCTCGGGACTGGTGCTGGATCGGGCCGAACTGGAACAACACGGCCTGGTCGGCTGCTTGACCAAACCCGTGCGGCAGTCGCGCTTGTTCGACGCGGTGGTCGATTCGCTGGTAACGAGATCGAACCTGGTGAGCGAATTGCGGCTCGACGGAGCCGCGGCGGCGCCTGCCGCTGCGCGGCTCTCTGCTGCCAAGATTCTCGTGGCGGAAGACAACGAGGTAAACCAACTCGTTGTGACGGAAATCCTCGCGCGCGCCGGTTATGCCTGCCAGGTAGTCGAAAACGGCCGCCTGGCTGTCGATGCCGTCACCTCTGCCGAATTCGATCTTTTGCTGATGGACTGCCAGATGCCTGAGATGGACGGCTTCGAGGCCACACAGGCGATCCGCAGTCTCGAGGCGGCTGCCGGCGGCGGCCGATCGCGGTTGCCCATCGTCGCCCTGACGGCCAGCGCCGTCCAAGGAGATCGCGAGCGGTGCCTCGGCGTCGGCATGGACCAGTACATCACCAAGCCGATCGACCCCACACAATTGTTGGAAGTCGTCGAAGCGCTGTTGGGCGAGGTCCTGGGGACGCCTTCCGTGGCGCATACGCCCGAGGCGCCCGCAGTCGATTCCGCCCTCGCCTCGCCGCCGGCCGCCGCCGACGTCGCGGAAGCGGCGCCTACCAAGCCAGCCGAGACACAGCCCGTGGACACGAGTGCCTCGCCGCTGGTGTTCGACGCTACGGCCTTGCATGACCGCTGTCTGGGCGACGAAGCCCTGGTCCGGCGCGTCGTCAGCCGGTTTGCGGAGAAGTGCCCCGAGGTCTTGGAGTCGATCGAGCAAGCCCTGGCCGCGGGCAACCTGCCCGGCCTGGCGAGTGCAGCCCATGTGCTCAAAGGCATGGCGGCGAACCTGTCCGCGGTGGCGGTTGCGAATTCGGCGGGACGCTTGGAAGCCGCGGCCCGCGCAACGGATATGGCCGCTTGCCAGCTGCATCTGGTGCTGCTGCGCAAGGAGATCTCTCGCGCCCTGAGCGCCGCTGAGCAGCTCGCGGGCGAATGCAGCAGCGGCATACTCTCAGCGAACCCAGGCGAGAACTAG
- a CDS encoding MFS transporter yields MPVPVAEPQTPLRAWVVVGAGTSVNLCLGILYAWSVWKANLVAKPEHPAGSAMTGLNAGWSYLTDAQATWAYAICGLTFAVCMIPGGMLQDRFGPRLGATLGGLLLGGGCILAGLGRSYLALVAGFGLLGGIGMGLGYAAATPAAVKWFGPHRRGLVAGLVVAGYGAAAIYIAPAAKYLIAQWGISGSFIGLGICFAIVIVTAAQFLFAPGADYQPAPPTAVAQAATARSAASRTAVQWSPRAMLGTWQYYAMLLMFVASAQSGLLVIANAAPILNETAQGVGFLAANAWLLASYGGAVNAAGRVGTGIYSDRIGRNRAYLINGLAAVGCLLLMPTIIRSGSAALLFLAVGVAYWQYGGGLALMPALTADYFGANDLGTKYGLVFLGWGIAFLVPQFAGYIRDLTGNLDYAFYFSGLLMLAAVVLSRMVQRPGGEAG; encoded by the coding sequence ATGCCCGTGCCGGTCGCTGAACCGCAAACGCCGTTGCGCGCCTGGGTCGTGGTGGGCGCCGGCACCTCGGTGAATCTCTGCCTGGGTATCCTCTACGCGTGGAGCGTGTGGAAGGCGAACCTCGTGGCCAAGCCCGAGCATCCGGCCGGCTCGGCGATGACAGGGCTCAACGCCGGTTGGTCGTATCTCACCGATGCCCAGGCCACGTGGGCCTATGCAATCTGCGGCCTCACGTTTGCCGTGTGCATGATTCCCGGCGGGATGTTGCAAGACCGGTTCGGCCCGCGCCTGGGTGCGACGCTCGGCGGATTGCTGCTCGGCGGCGGATGCATCCTCGCCGGTCTCGGGCGCAGCTACCTGGCACTGGTCGCCGGGTTCGGTTTGCTGGGGGGCATCGGCATGGGCCTGGGCTACGCCGCGGCGACGCCGGCCGCGGTCAAATGGTTCGGTCCGCATCGGCGCGGACTCGTGGCGGGCCTGGTGGTCGCCGGATACGGGGCGGCGGCCATCTACATTGCGCCGGCCGCGAAGTACCTGATTGCCCAGTGGGGCATCAGCGGCAGCTTCATCGGGCTGGGCATCTGCTTCGCGATTGTGATCGTCACCGCGGCGCAGTTTTTGTTTGCGCCGGGCGCCGATTACCAGCCAGCACCGCCGACGGCGGTCGCGCAAGCGGCCACGGCCAGGTCGGCCGCTTCGCGAACCGCCGTGCAGTGGTCGCCGCGCGCCATGCTCGGCACCTGGCAGTACTATGCGATGCTGTTGATGTTCGTGGCCTCGGCCCAAAGTGGCCTGTTGGTGATCGCCAACGCCGCCCCGATCCTCAACGAAACCGCGCAAGGCGTCGGCTTCTTGGCGGCCAACGCGTGGCTGTTGGCGTCGTACGGTGGCGCGGTCAACGCCGCGGGCCGCGTCGGTACGGGCATCTATTCCGATCGGATCGGGCGGAACCGCGCCTACCTGATCAACGGCCTCGCCGCCGTCGGCTGCCTGCTGCTGATGCCGACGATCATTCGCTCGGGCAGCGCCGCGCTGCTGTTCCTCGCGGTCGGCGTGGCCTACTGGCAATACGGCGGCGGACTGGCTCTGATGCCGGCACTGACGGCCGATTACTTCGGCGCCAACGACCTAGGCACGAAATACGGCCTCGTATTCCTCGGCTGGGGCATCGCGTTTCTGGTCCCCCAATTCGCCGGCTACATCCGCGACCTCACCGGCAATCTCGACTACGCCTTCTACTTCTCCGGCCTGCTGATGCTCGCGGCAGTGGTTCTCAGCCGGATGGTCCAGCGGCCCGGTGGCGAGGCGGGGTAA